The Candidatus Zixiibacteriota bacterium region GGGATTAGTTCCCGGGGGGTAATATTCAGCCCGACTATAAAAAAAACCCCGCCTTTGCGGGGTTTTCGGTTCGACCTCAATCGAAAAATTATTTCTTTTCTCTCTTAGCCGGTTCGGGGGCTGCTTTGGCATCGGCTGGTTTCTTCCCGCCGGCTTCAGCCGGTTTTTTACCTTCCGCGCCTTCGGCGCCCTCAGCTTTGGCTTCGCCTTCCGCCGGAGCCGCGCCTTCCGCCGCCTCACCTTCAGCCGCCACCGCCGCCACCGGCGTTTCGACCTTGATAATGGTCGGCGGCACCACTGTCGCGATAGTCTGGTGCAGGTCGGTCAGAATATCGACCTTCTCGATTTTCAGGTCGCGCACATGCACCGAGTCGCCGATTTCCAGCGCCGAGACATCCACCTCCACCCGCTCGGGAATGTCCGAGGGGAGGCAGGCGATTTCGATTTCGCGGGTAACATGCTCCAAAATTCCGCCGGAATTTTTCACGCCGGAGGCGATTCCCGCCAGATGAACATGCACCGCCAGATGCAGTTTTTTCTTCATCGAAACCTGATAGAAATCGACATGCTCATAGGCGCCGGTTATCGGGTCGCGCTGAAGTTCGCGAATAATTACTTTGCGGGCTTTTTTCTCTTCGCCCACGTTAAGGTCAATCAGCATATTGGTCCGCTTTTCGCGACGAATCATCGCCGCCAGTTCGGCCGGATTAAGGCTGATATTGAGCGGTTTCACTTCCGGTCCGTAAAGGACCCCGGGAATATTGCCGCCCTGCCGGATTTTGCGCGCCGCCCCTTTACCCTGAGCCGGTCGCGCCTGCGCTGTCAAAACAACTTCTTTCATCGTTATCTCAAAACCTCCAATAATAATTATCAATCATCAAAAAGCGAAGAGACCGATTTCTCTCCGGATATTCTCATAATAGCCTCCCCGAAAAGATTGGCCGTGGAAAGAACCAGGAATTTTTCGGGAAGCACTTTGTTTTCGATATTTATCGAATCGGATATAATCATCTTCTTAATTACGCTGTCATTAATCTTTTCAATGGCATTGCCGGAGAGAACCGGATGGGTGCAGACGGCGTAGATTTCAAGGGCGCCGGCGCGCGCCAGGGCTTCGGCCGCCTGGCACAATGTTCCGGCCGTATCGACCATATCATCCCGGATGATAATATTCCGCCCCGTGACATCACCGATAATATGGACCACTTCCGACTGATTCGGCTGCGGACGCCGCTTATCAATGATAGCCAGGCTGGCTTTGAATGATTTGGCGAATGCCCGCGCCATCTTGATAGAGCCGACATCAGGCGAGACCACCACCGGAGAAGTAATGTTCAGATTCTGCAGGTAATCATTGAATACCCGCGAGGAATAGAGGTGGTCGTGAGGGATATCGAAAAACCCCTGAATCTGGGCGGCATGGAG contains the following coding sequences:
- a CDS encoding 50S ribosomal protein L25; the encoded protein is MKEVVLTAQARPAQGKGAARKIRQGGNIPGVLYGPEVKPLNISLNPAELAAMIRREKRTNMLIDLNVGEEKKARKVIIRELQRDPITGAYEHVDFYQVSMKKKLHLAVHVHLAGIASGVKNSGGILEHVTREIEIACLPSDIPERVEVDVSALEIGDSVHVRDLKIEKVDILTDLHQTIATVVPPTIIKVETPVAAVAAEGEAAEGAAPAEGEAKAEGAEGAEGKKPAEAGGKKPADAKAAPEPAKREKK
- a CDS encoding ribose-phosphate pyrophosphokinase produces the protein MLDLKLICGNGNRPLAQKIARYIGVELTACEVRRFSDGEIFVQINENIRGCDVFIIQSTNAPAENVMELLILIEAARRASASRITAVIPYYGYGRQDRKDRPRVAITAKLVANLITTAGADRVITMDLHAAQIQGFFDIPHDHLYSSRVFNDYLQNLNITSPVVVSPDVGSIKMARAFAKSFKASLAIIDKRRPQPNQSEVVHIIGDVTGRNIIIRDDMVDTAGTLCQAAEALARAGALEIYAVCTHPVLSGNAIEKINDSVIKKMIISDSINIENKVLPEKFLVLSTANLFGEAIMRISGEKSVSSLFDD